One Bombus fervidus isolate BK054 chromosome 2, iyBomFerv1, whole genome shotgun sequence DNA segment encodes these proteins:
- the Sugb gene encoding sugar baby transporter produces the protein MMESINKELLPIKTHYFLFNAATGPIVPFLPTIAKQLGFSPFLTGTIYTILPISGLVAKPLFGALADKFKIHKIVFLIFQVVVAIALFSIYFIPEIDNRANVELTCNKIATIEMCSKNGFPDKIKNDAITEIIHFNVSCQISCKASKELYHEMCSNWKVPQFCDLTNSSSILNNDTFNSTVTFDIFHDFYLKRCMYVRIFTAKFSDNIPYTPFCGNYVKTSCLATCHDNPTFNQLLHEVDVPQSSTENSTYQFHSFLWATIISWIGMAVVVSIADAICFNLLGNERRKEYGKQKMWGSIGFGIFGISAGYLVDLFSEGKIQKDYTCIFYIMLVIMIFDIIVSATLRKKNPEHSEDEPSILWELFTILREGNVLSFGWWCIGAGMCTSVVWNFLFWYIEDLASSSQITRLKTLQGLLTGVQCFLGELPFNFISGNVLRKLGHVNVMSLVLLIYAIRFMAYSTVSNPWWFLVIEILHGPTLGLCWPTMVSYGDKVTPPGTKATIQGFIGAIFEGIGVSSGSLICGWLINTYGGVIALRAFSVGALLWLSCFWLIQLFLRKFKTSAVHLGHNHLVNYANPDDAIFMSMSRELETY, from the exons ATGATGGAAAGCATAAATAAGGAATTGTTACCAATAAAGacacattattttttatttaatgcaG ctACTGGACCAATAGTACCATTCTTACCAACAATAGCAAAACAGTTAGGCTTCTCTCCTTTCTTAACTGGCACAATATACACAATATTACCAATTTCTGGTTTAGTAGCGAAACCTTTATTTGGAGCATTAGCTGacaaattcaaaattcataagatagtatttttaatatttcaagttgTAGTTGCGATAGCCTTgttttcgatatattttatacctgAAATAGACAATAGGGCAAATGTTGAACTTACTTGTAATAAAATAGCAACTATAGAAATGTGTTCAAAAAATGGATTTcctgataaaattaaaaatgatgcGATAACGGAGATCATTCACTTTAATGTATCATGTCAG ATATCGTGCAAAGCCTCGAAAGAACTTTATCATGAAATGTGCTCAAATTGGAAAGTACCTCAATTCTGTGACTTAACAAATTCAAGctctattttaaataatgataCATTTAATTCTACCGTAACATTTGACATATTTCATGACTTTTAT CTAAAAAGATGCATGTATGTGCGTATTTTTACTGCCAAATTCTCAGATAATATACCATATACACCATTTTGTGGCAATTATGTAAAAACATCGTGCCTAGCTACATGTCATGATAATCCAACCTTTAATCAATTGTTGCATGAAGTTGATGTGCCTCAGAGTTCCACAGAAAATTCAACATACCAGTTTCATTCATTTCTGTGGGCAACTATAATAAGTTGGATTGGAATGGCAGTTGTAGTTAGCATAGCTGATGCTATATGCTTTAATCTCCTTG GAAAtgagagaagaaaggaatatGGAAAACAAAAGATGTGGGGCAGCATTGGTTTTGGCATATTTGGAATAAGTGCAGGATATTTGGTAGACTTATTTAGCGAAGGAAAGATTCAGAAAGATtatacttgtatattttatatcatgtTGGTCATTATgatttttgatattattgtATCTGCAACTTTAAGGaag AAAAATCCAGAACACTCTGAGGATGAACCTTCAATATTATGGGAACTATTCACTATCCTTAGGGAGGGTAATGTGTTGTCATTTGGATGGTGGTGCATAGGTGCTGGAATGTGTACTAGCGTAGTgtggaattttctattttggtaTATTGAAGACCTAGCCAGTAGTTCACAAATAACACGGCTGAAAACTTTACAAGGGCTTTTGACTGGTGTACAGTGTTTTCTAGGAGAACtaccatttaattttatctcaGGAAATGTTTTACGAAAATTAGGTCACGTGAATGTTATGAGTTTAGTATTATTGATATATGCAATTAG GTTTATGGCATACAGTACTGTATCAAACCCATGGTGGTTTTTAGTTATTGAAATACTTCATGGACCTACCTTAGGTCTTTGTTGGCCAACAATGGTATCATATGGTGATAAGGTAACACCACCTGGTACTAAAGCTACTATACAAGGATTTATTGGTGCTATATTCGAAGGAATTG gaGTATCAAGTGGCAGTTTAATATGTGGATGGTTAATAAACACATATGGCGGTGTTATAGCGTTAAGAGCATTTTCAGTAGGAGCGTTATTGTGGCTATCTTGCTTCTGGTTGATTCAATTGTTtttacgaaaatttaaaacatcGGCGGTACATTTGGGTCATAATC ATTTGGTAAATTACGCTAATCCAGATGATGCTATTTTTATGTCCATGAGTCGCGAATTAGAAACTTATTAA